A single window of Mycosarcoma maydis chromosome 1, whole genome shotgun sequence DNA harbors:
- a CDS encoding pre-rRNA-processing protein ESF1 (related to ESF1 - 18S rRNA factor, nucleolar protein involved in pre-rRNA processing) — protein sequence MAKGGKNSGGRTPQDFSDARVTTDPRFAKVHTDPRFLKPKRDDTKVVVDERFKGLFQDDNRKKNKSDKYGRKISKRQSDAEQMKRFYRLEDADLAPSKSDEEELESDQDDDNAAPVDYARGEGDLDSSSEEDSSEDSDDQDESSEDDSEDDSSEDDHVMIGPSSVIDREKRKQATRAARFDEHDDEDDGLGSDIGEIDLDEDIDEAVYAQLDAQAERAIAEGGIEDDESNSEAEPASRKKTKGKQKEQARKSKSKSSQSKIPRGDDTCRLAAVNLDWDHVRAKDIYKVFSSIVSPLASISAADALEAHRRDATAAPSSTSSSRARAAPAISQVRGKLLHVRVYPSDFGKERMAKEDLEGPPPEIFKGSKRRNRNDDHDSSEDEEITAKTIVQVDEGGEFDEENLRKYQLDRLRYYYAVATFDSKETARHVYNEIDGTEMERTANVFDLRFVPDGMEFPDGEEGRDAEFRDQATEDVANYKGVDFKTDALRHSRVKLTWDQDDPERSKLTRMVARGGLTKEQLRDDDFKAYLASDTESEPDQTEVAAKNGRDRLRALLNLHGAQDATGFGNKGKRNGGVFDDPRHDDDEQGEMQITFMPGLSEAAAKKAVNGSKKAGDGDNDGDETTLEKYLRKQKEKKERKKAQRSGIDEDAMQARDEQAETGGIDSNDAGFDDPFFNEDMDMEAALAAEFGQGAPPTKTSKKSKKATRDLDTRLDPSEVARQRAQLATLIGSTNDELTADGRQHFDMKDILRQESGKDAKRAKLLKRLSKNKQREEAAFQELKGAPLVQDTFEIDAKDDRFSALMDDHRFAIDPTHPGFAKTKAMQKIMEERRKLLDRADRDEVIQHGVQTKTGGEHANNQDRELSALVEKIKRRSDANGDASQASNKRRKRKSDA from the coding sequence ATGGCGAAAGGGGGCAAGAACTCTGGAGGCCGTACGCCGCAAGACTTCAGCGATGCACGTGTGACCACCGACCCACGTTTCGCAAAGGTCCACACCGACCCTCGCTTCTTGAAACCGAAACGCGACGATACCAAGGTCGTCGTTGACGAACGATTCAAAGGTCTTTTCCAAGACGACAATCGCAAGAAAAACAAGAGCGACAAGTACGGGCGTAAAATCAGTAAGCGTCAgagcgatgccgagcagatGAAGCGGTTCTATCGCTTGGAGGATGCCGATCTGGCTCCGAGCAAGagtgacgaggaggagctcgagagcgaccaagacgacgataATGCTGCACCGGTAGACTATGCGCGTGGTGAAGGCGATCTGGACAGCAGCTCTGAAGAAGACTCCTCGGAAGATTCggacgatcaagatgaaTCTAGCGAGGATGACAGCGAAGACGATAGTAGCGAAGATGACCATGTAATGATCGGCCCTTCGAGCGTCATTGACCGggagaagaggaagcaggCTACGCGTGCGGCCCGATTCGACGAgcatgacgacgaagacgacggtCTCGGATCCGACATAGGCGAAATCGACTTGGACGAAGATATCGACGAAGCGGTCTATGCGCAGCTTGATGCACAGGCCGAACGAGCGATTGCCGAAGGCGGCATTGAAGACGACGAATCTAATTCTGAAGCCGAACCTGCTTCTCGCAAGAAGACTAAGGGCAAGCAAAAGGAACAGGCACGCAAATCcaagtcaaagtcgagtcAGAGCAAGATTCCACGCGGAGACGACACTTGTCGCCTCGCCGCGGTGAACCTCGATTGGGATCACGTTCGAGCCAAGGACATCTACAAGGTCTTTAGCAGTATCGTCTCTCCTCTCGCGTCCATCTCTGCTGCGGATGCACTtgaagcgcatcgtcgagacgCCACTGCcgcaccaagctcgacatcatcctcgcgcgcacgagcagcacctGCCATCTCGCAGGTGCGCGGCAAGCTTCTCCACGTCCGCGTCTACCCAAGCGATTTTGGCAAGGAACGAATGGCCAAAGAGGATCTCGAAGGTCCGCCTCCCGAAATCTTCAAAGGATCCAAACGACGCAATCGCAACGACGACCATGACTCAtccgaagacgaagaaATCACCGCCAAGACAATTGTCCAAGTGGACGAAGGCGGAGAATTCGATGAAGAAAACCTTCGCAAATACCAGCTCGACCGACTGCGCTACTACTACGCCGTCGCTACGTTCGATAGCAAAGAAACGGCGCGTCACGTGTACAACGAGATTGACGGTACCGAAATGGAACGCACTGCCAATGTGTTTGACCTGCGCTTTGTGCCGGACGGCATGGAGTTCCCTGATGGAGAAGAGGGCCGCGATGCCGAGTTCAGGGACCAAGCTACCGAGGATGTCGCCAATTACAAGGGGGTCGACTTCAAGACGGATGCATTGCGACACTCGCGAGTCAAGCTCACGTGGGATCAGGACGATCCTGAACGCTCCAAGTTGACGCGCATGGTGGCTCGCGGTGGTTTGACCAAGGAGCAATTGCGCGATGACGATTTTAAAGCATACCTCGCCTCCGATACGGAATCTGAACCTGACCAGACCGAAGTCGCAGCCAAGAATGGACGAGACCGTCTGCGTGCTCTGCTGAACTTGCAtggcgctcaagatgcgACTGGCTTTGGAAACAAGGGCAAGCGCAACGGCGGAGTATTTGACGATCCACGtcacgacgatgatgaacaGGGCGAGATGCAGATCACTTTTATGCCTGGACTGTccgaggctgctgccaaaAAGGCAGTCAACGGCAGCAAGAAGGCAGGCGATGGCGATAACGATGGAGACGAGACGACGCTGGAAAAGTACCTTCGCAAAcagaaggagaagaaggagcgCAAGAAAGCCCAGCGTTCTGGTATTGACGAGGACGCAATGCAAGCTCGCGATGAGCAAGCCGAGACTGGCGGTATCGACAGCAATGATGCTGGCTTTGACGATCCATTCTTCAACGAGGACATGGACATGGAAGcggctcttgctgctgaatTCGGTCAAGGAGCTCCCCCCACCAAAACCAGCAAAAAATCCAAGAAAGCCACCCGCGACCTCGACACTCGGCTAGACCCCAGCGAAGTCGCCCGTCAACGAGCGCAACTTGCTACGCTCATCGGCTCCACCAACGATGAGCTCACCGCCGACGGTCGTCAGCACTTCGATATGAAGGACATTCTGCGTCAAGAGTCCGGCAAAGACGCCAAACGAGCTAAGCTGCTTAAACGACTGTCCAAGAACAAGCAACgcgaagaagctgctttCCAAGAGCTCAAGGGCGCACCTTTGGTCCAGGATACGTTCGAAATTGATGCCAAGGATGACCGTTTTAGCGCGTTGATGGATGATCATCGATTTGCGATCGATCCGACACATCCCGGATTTGCAAAGACGAAGGCTATGCAGAAGATCATGGAAGAGAGGAGAAAGCTGTTGGATCGtgcggatcgagatgaGGTGATACAGCACGGCGTCCAAACCAAAACTGGAGGCGAGCATGCGAACAACCAAGACCGAGAGCTGTCGGCATTGGTCGAGAAAATTAAGCGACGGAGCGATGCGAATGGAGATGCTTCGCAAGCATCCAATAAGAGAAGAAAGCGTAAGTCGGACGCATAA
- a CDS encoding uncharacterized protein (related to RPF1 - involved in the assembly of the large ribosomal subunit): protein MVGNAEASSSGDGSKPTSGSFKHIGNKMKRTELYRKYKADKRKTKLAKRSAQAKEERGEDGAAKKAARLAANKTRTIENTRDFNPTIINGPNTHEGPAYMNKTGQDGAEGGSDDGEQKSEQQAEADEQEAAEEIDDDEDPSAPPAILITTSMPSSSTSPHLESLNARSHPSERTREFVDELLSVFPGAEYRPRSKAQGVGLGKICGWARERRFGAVLVVGESRKEPFALTVISLPHGPTAFFRLSSISTGDEIYGKARPTPHTPELILNNFTTVLGHRVGKVLQCLFPKIPQLEGRQVVTCHNQRDYIFFRRHRYMFKSDSKTALQEIGPRFTLKLHSLKESLPKGAGVWDGKYTEEYAELESDELEVLQRQDGQDGQGGQDEDGQMAASAAMDEQIVALGSESTKMRPNTGADASSSTGNKKRQRGEEETVGLDFQWKPKMSVSRRNFYL, encoded by the coding sequence ATGGTGGGCAACGCAGAAGCGTCGTCTTCGGGCGACGGTAGCAAGCCTACTTCGGGCTCGTTCAAGCACATTGGCAACAAAATGAAGCGTACAGAGCTCTACCGAAAGTACAAGGCGGATAAGCGCAAAACAAAGCTCGCCAAGAGATCAGCACAAGCCAAAGAGGAGCGTGGCGAAGACGGTGCAGCCAAGAAAGCGGCCCGACTCGCCGCTAAcaagacgaggacgatcgAAAACACACGTGATTTCAACCCGACCATCATCAACGGACCCAACACCCACGAAGGTCCAGCCTACATGAACAAAACCGGTCAAGATGGCGCTGAAGGAGGAAGCGATGACGGAGAGCAAAAGtcagagcagcaagcggAGGCGGACGAACAGGAAGCAGCTGAAGAGAttgacgatgatgaagatCCAAGTGCACCACCAGCCATTCTGATCACCACATCCATGCCGTCTTCGTCGACATCGCCGCATCTGGAATCGCTCAATGCACGATCGCATCCCTCGGAGCGCACGCGCGAATTCGTCGATGAGCTGCTCTCCGTCTTCCCTGGAGCAGAGTACCGACCTCGATCCAAAGCGCAAGGTGTCGGTCTCGGCAAGATCTGCGGCTGGGCACGAGAACGTCGCTTCGGAGCTGTActcgtcgttggcgagTCCCGCAAAGAACCTTTTGCTCTCACTGTCATCTCGCTGCCCCATGGTCCCACGGCATTCTTCCGCCTATCCTCGATCAGTACCGGCGACGAGATCTACGGCAAAGCTCGCCCCACTCCCCACACACCAGAACTCATCCTCAACAATTTCACCACCGTTCTTGGCCATCGCGTAGGAAAAGTGCTGCAGTGCTTATTCCCCAAAATCCCTCAGCTGGAAGGTAGACAGGTGGTAACATGCCACAATCAGCGCGACTACATCTTCTTCAGGAGGCACAGGTACATGTTCAAGAGCGATTCAAAGACAGCGTTGCAGGAGATTGGACCCAGATTCACCCTGAAATTGCATAGCTTGAAGGAGAGCCTGCCCAAAGGAGCGGGCGTGTGGGACGGAAAGTATACGGAAGAGTATGCCGAGTTGGAATCGGACGAGTTGGAGGTGTTGCAGAGGCAAGACGGACAAGATGGACAAGGTGGACAAGATGAGGACGGCCAAATggcagcgtcagcagcgatggACGAGCAAATTGTAGCGCTTGGAAGCGAGTCGACTAAGATGAGACCAAATACTGGTGCCGATGCTTCGTCATCTACAGGCAACAAGAAGCGACAACGCGGGGAGGAGGAGACCGTCGGATTGGACTTCCAGTGGAAGCCAAAGATGAGCGTCTCACGCCGCAACTTTTACCTCTGA
- a CDS encoding putative U6 snRNA-associated Sm-like protein LSm5, which translates to MSPPGQPTPAGSAAAAAALPTILPLELIDKCIGSSIWVIMKTDREFSGTLLGFDDYVNMVLEDVTEYETTPDGKKKKTKLGQTLLNGNNICMLIPGSEGPEDS; encoded by the exons ATGTCACCTCCAGGTCAACCGACACCTGCaggatctgctgctgccgcagcCGCTCTACCCACCATCTTGCCCCTCGAGTTGATCGACAAGTGCATCGGATCGAGCATCTGGGTCATCATGAAGACCGATCGAGAATTTAGTGGAACCCTGTTGGGCTTCGATGATTACGTCA ACATGGTGCTTGAAGACGTGACAGAGTA TGAGACTACGCCGgacggcaagaagaaaaaaacCAAACTCGGCCAAACCCTGCTCAACGGCAACAACATCTGCATG CTCATTCCGGGATCCGAAGGCCCCGAAGACTCGTAA
- a CDS encoding COMPASS subunit protein SWD1 (related to SWD1 - subunit of the COMPASS complex): MNAQLLNPFTIDIPDSVSSTLSTAECSTLLFNHGSSILSGQYLAVGRSDGYITIWDIETKSVLRLLAGHVRPVTGLAWSRYNRYLASCSGDWNVVVWDLAAKSQAASGLRKAAGREGDVVNTDETDPRLPFESERKTTIRFDCAVSSVQFAPASSGWLVVVLASQEAYLVDIRDKVRLGKTRGENGKVQVKDVECSPRRILLSSAAAAQVINSEATQAQDEAEEPTPAASSTPGITAARFTPDSRFIVAGTSKGSLLIFDAVTGDVLDELKVLSTTSGVKELAFDSTGKFLVVNCNDRALRILSVHTTSSTTSHHNDRPAKRLRTSLSLTLLHKIQDMIQRTAWNNIGFSPSSDYIFAGAAHKASHNVYIWDRTSSTLSKILEGPKDWSIGVDWHPSRPMLASASNTGAIYVWFTPTEEIWSAYAPGFEELEENMEYEEREDEFDFIDGKGESERLRQEEEEAAYVRICDADTAGRDNTRQTGASVAWGKVSAILAVNNDEQEGREWITLKKLFATRLDQVSTDFSWNPKADGEAGEETWIECTLLDDDDCDRFVIPPRLELDFSVFHDDHL, encoded by the coding sequence ATGAATGCGCAACTCCTCAATCCGTTTACCATCGACATCCCCGATTCAGTCTCCTCCACGCTCTCCACTGCCGAATGCAGCACGCTCCTCTTCAACCACGGCTCGTCGATCCTTTCCGGTCAATACCTCGCCGTGGGTCGTAGTGATGGCTACATCACCATCTGGGATATCGAAACAAAGTCCGTGCTTCGACTGCTCGCAGGTCATGTTCGACCTGTCACGGGCTTGGCGTGGAGTAGGTACAATCGCTACCTTGCGAGTTGCAGTGGAGATTGGAATGTCGTTGTTTGGGATCTGGCCGCTAAGAGTCAAGCAGCGAGTGGGCTGAGAAAAGCAGCGGGCAGAGAGGGAGATGTTGTAAACACGGACGAGACAGATCCAAGATTGCCGTTTGAAAGCGAGAGAAAGACGACGATCAGGTTTGATTGTGCTGTATCCTCTGTTCAGTTCGCACCGGCAAGCAGTGGTTGGCTCGTGGTAGTGCTCGCTTCGCAAGAGGCATatctcgtcgacatccGTGATAAAGTCAGGCTGGGTAAAACTCGGGGTGAGAATGGCAAGGTTCAAGTCAAAGATGTGGAATGTTCGCCTCGACGTATCCTCCTCAGCAGTGCCGCCGCAGCGCAAGTAATCAACTCCGAGGCAactcaagctcaagacgaagctgaagagccaacaccagcagccagctCAACACCAGGTATAACGGCAGCCCGCTTCACGCCGGATTCACgcttcatcgtcgccgGAACTTCGAAAGGCAGTCTTTTGATCTTCGACGCTGTAACCGGTGAcgtgcttgacgagctcaaaGTGCTCAGCACCACTTCAGGCGTCAAAGAACTCGCCTTCGATTCCACCGGCAAattcctcgtcgtcaacTGCAACGATCGAGCGCTTCGAATCCTGTCTGTTCACACTACctcatccaccacctcgcATCACAACGATCGACCGGCCAAACGTCTGCGTACCTCTCTGTCACTGACCCTTCTCCACAAGATTCAAGATATGATCCAACGCACCGCATGGAACAACATCGGCTTTAGCCCTTCTTCCGACTACATCTTCGCAGGAGCAGCGCATAAAGCATCGCACAACGTCTACATCTGGGATCGAACGTCTTCGACGCTCTCGAAAATCTTGGAAGGTCCGAAAGACTGGTCTATCGGCGTCGACTGGCATCCCTCCAGACCGATGTTGGCTTCGGCGAGCAATACCGGCGCGATCTACGTCTGGTTCACTCCAACAGAAGAAATTTGGTCAGCCTACGCGCCAGGCTTTGAAGAGTTGGAGGAGAACATGGAGTACGAAGAACGCGAGGACGAGTTTGACTTTATCGATGGCAAGGGCGAGAGTGAGAGATTGCGgcaggaggaagaggaggccGCTTACGTGCGCATCTGCGACGCTGACACAGCTGGCAGAGACAATACTAGGCAAACGGGTGCGAGTGTAGCGTGGGGCAAAGTGTCGGCCATTCTGGCGGTGAACAACGACGAACAGGAGGGCAGAGAATGGATCACACTCAAGAAGCTGTTCGCGACAAGGTTGGATCAAGTATCTACCGATTTCAGCTGGAACCCAAAAGCAGACGGCGAGGCTGGAGAAGAGACATGGATTGAATGTACATTGTtagacgacgacgactgtGATCGATTCGTCATTCCACCTCGTCTAGAGCTCGACTTTTCGGTTTTCCACGACGATCATCTCTAA
- a CDS encoding uncharacterized protein (related to COX8 - cytochrome-c oxidase chain VIII) produces MSMLARQTVRTARTALRQQQAPLLRRNLHVENTHETSLPFPSGPTRKVPVAISLTTFFVVGFSLPFVAAKFQIAKASW; encoded by the exons ATGTCCATGCTCGCCCGCCAGACCGTTCGCACCGCCCGCACTGCTctgcgtcagcagcaggctcCTCTGCTCCGACGAAACCTGCACGTCGAGAACACCCACGAGACC TCGC TGCCCTTCCCCTCGGGTCCCACGCGCAAGGTGCCCGTGGCTATCAGCCTTACCACCTTCTTCGTGGttggcttctcgctccCCTTTGTTGCTGCCAAGTTCCAGAT CGCCAAGGCCTCGTGGTAA
- a CDS encoding uncharacterized protein (related to MNR2 - Manganese resistance protein), which translates to MSDLAPLHMSLDNMQSKRPSQTSSRPHDAARDVPPLEYQASIQSEKLQEQDDAAPPGVAEPTLPAAARLPIEIPPPPKRPDNLQDALMDDALRSLPPAAHRHRHTQRRPSPATVITMFNTPIFGPGPASAQAGPSPIVYPPSAPTSTLLQRTATSASGGSVVSVSAGSQNSASRSRSNALKAAFTRVANFATPSSPTQLPTPTTPRIKANPPMYPSSSVQKTKDARRAARREARKAERLARRRRNAEPDLADDEHDHPDNATRAAQLGGEIVELPAEPPLDVPEANAPTASALAMASKVSRKPKRKLQFAPDQRRIRKVDLPSNFEAEDIYRNLDQYVAASRQRRRTQRQRPGAKARRSRSRRGSRSSRGGSRSSALGSAASESSSGSSSSSSSLSSSGSSSSSSSGSGRGITIARLRAFFGDGSSSSSAPTRMTRLLAHPLHPRRPQHHRAASSTTTDGSRSRRSSVRRLSLPSKRAKSRRSARSRSRADPSEASDVPGSPVSSRKGPMTPYFAPLADFPLGKRAAERRQNKKAKQAAKRAKKREAQLIRQGRLPPKPSRSARAKALRAKELAGGVTEYQLFTPMRLPMDLACTTLSTLEATPEPQLGSSFVLKRTMRTRGWDQIRNQLYVMRNYLRQIDGQGGDVGLDPQAAYPTLHRHHRHAAKAAADKAQRHPHKKSHAKDLKKTRINDAAPEAAQEELDFFDGDLALPPPALDLPVDSPEPNTSVTNAKDVGFATESKQHSLPDEKQRSYFDYDQDLPADQEEETRTGRHLSDMPLSPNYATIFGRDFGRASTMFSKNREAKKEAGIHSTPLPPSVGKESSQSSQASAGKPPTDGNPGKSTAPATTMDHSDQGAWWLHVHCPTYRDMYEISKLFPMHPLTVEDVLQQDPREKVDVFDRLGYYFVVIRAIDERYFRYTSASSKGSPESPSFSGSSDATVHGDAEAKTKRSVDKGQASREEGAEMHEMRDLSDKASPNGGDPPLKRHQDDGHNTRLAAPARLGKGRVEIVEGIGGKEGLEGVSVGGNNLYLLVFSHGVISFTFEDVSKHIDRVAARLLEITRPVELTADWIAHDLYDSVVDAFFPLISFVQAEVVEVEALASEPASSTSIRKKTNFAPKQRRQRALLGSNPQGRLISVEPVFASSSPTSSEVEKRTPMLEVRRLKTVRALRPLPVLRLPDGILDRMPHFLVKQKQKVTISRLPEWEFKDALETEMRRTAAEIDEASNSVFDTQAAADQSIMLHRIADTRKIVTGLSRLLAPKHDAVKGLRKRLADMQQLQRRDEALHRIGGSARSMLARTEVSMYMSDVHDHIISMLNQLNSGEGRLSEIHHTYLAQITIENRRFRQGADSAIFTLASVALAVLIIVFITSIFSVNVTRPGNELKSNRHAWFIGIACVAACVPPVLYLYVRRLYKQSKRKVADRSAAR; encoded by the coding sequence ATGTCTGACTTAGCTCCTCTGCACATGAGCCTGGACAACATGCAGTCCAAGAGGCCTTCTCAGACCTCAAGTCGTCCACACGACGCAGCCAGGGATGTTCCTCCTTTGGAATATCAGGCATCAATCCAGTCTGAGAAGCTCCAAGAACAAGATGACGCGGCGCCTCCAGGTGTGGCAGAGCCAACGCtacctgctgctgctcgcttgcCCATCGAGATACCTCCTCCACCGAAAAGACCTGACAATCTTCAAGATGCGCTTATGGATGATGCTCTGCGCTCGTTGCCACCTGCTGCCCACCGACACCGTCACACTCAACGCCGACCATCTCCGGCCACTGTGATTACCATGTTCAACACTCCTATCTTTGGCCCTGGGCCCGCCTCGGCACAAGCTGGTCCTTCCCCGATTGTCTACCCACCGTCCGCTCCCACATCAACATTGCTGCAACGCACAGCCACCTCTGCAAGCGGTGGGAGCGTCGTCTCCGTGAGCGCCGGTTCTCAAAACTCTGCAAGTCGTTCCAGATCCAATGCTCTCAAAGCTGCTTTCACCCGAGTCGCCAACTTTGCTACTCCTTCCAGCCCAACGCAATTGCCGACTCCAACGACCCCCAGGATCAAGGCAAACCCTCCCATGTACCCTTCATCTTCCGTTCAAAAGACAAAGGATGCccgtcgagcagctcgacgagaggCGAGAAAGGCAGAACGACTAGCGCGCCGTCGGAGAAATGCTGAACCCGACCTTGCTGATGATGAACACGATCATCCTGACAACGCCACTCGCGCCGCACAACTTGGCGGCGAAATCGTCGAACTTCCAGCAGAGCCGCCGCTTGACGTACCAGAGGCAAATGCGCCTACGGCGTCTGCGCTTGCCATGGCATCTAAGGTCAGTCGTAAGCCCAAGCGGAAACTACAATTCGCTCCCGATCAGAGACGCATCCGCAAAGTCGACCTACCATCCAACTTTGAGGCTGAGGACATCTATCGCAACCTAGATCAGTACGTCGCTGCTTCTCGTCAACGTCGCAGGACGCAACGCCAGCGTCCAGGAGCGAAAGCACGTCGCTCCCGTTCCCGTCGTGGCTCTCGCAGCAGTCGCGGTGGAAGTCGTAGCTCGGCTCTTGGCAGCGCAGCCTCAGAGAGCTCGAGCGgttcctcgtcctcctcgtcctctttgTCGTCTTCCGGCAGCTCCTcaagctcctcctcggGCTCGGGTCGTGGCATCACCATCGCACGCTTGCGAGCCTTCTTCGGTGACGGCTCCAGCTCCTCTTCAGCTCCGACTCGGATGACTCGTCTACTGgctcatcctcttcatcctcgtcgtcctcaaCATCATCGCGCAGCCAGTTCGACCACAACCGACGGTTCACGCTCGCGACGCTCTTCAGTACGTCGTCTCTCGCTGCCCAGTAAGCGCGCAAAGTCGCGTCGTAGCGCACGTTCCCGTTCTCGCGCCGACCCGTCTGAAGCTAGCGACGTCCCCGGCTCGCCCGTCTCCAGCCGCAAAGGACCTATGACGCCATATTTTGCTCCTCTGGCCGACTTCCCGCTTGGCAAAAGGGCCGCTGAGAGGCGTCAGAACAAGAAGGCCAAACAGGCAGCTAAGCGTGCAAAGAAGCGTGAGGCTCAATTGATTCGACAGGGTCGTTTACCGCCGAAACCCAGCCGCAGTGCTCGTGCAAAAGCGCTGCGAGCCAAAGAGCTGGCCGGAGGTGTTACCGAGTATCAGCTGTTTACTCCTATGAGACTGCCCATGGATTTGGCCTGTACCACCCTCTCCACTCTGGAAGCCACTCCCGAGCCGCAGCTCGGCTCGTCCTTTGTGCTCAAGAGGACGATGAGAACGCGTGGCTGGGATCAGATCCGCAATCAGCTCTACGTCATGCGCAACTACCTTCGCCAGATCGATGGTCAAGGTGGTGATGTCGGTCTTGATCCTCAAGCAGCATATCCGACCTTGCATCGGCACCATAGACATgcagcaaaagcagcagctgacaAAGCTCAACGCCATCCCCACAAAAAATCTCACGCAAAGGATCTCAAGAAGACTCGCATCAACGATGCGGCCCCTGaagcagcgcaagaagaGCTCGACTTCTTCGACGGTGATTTGGCTCTGCCGCCACCTGCCCTCGACTTACCGGTGGACTCGCCGGAGCCAAACACCAGCGTCACCAATGCTAAAGACGTTGGCTTTGCTACAGAATCCAAGCAACATTCGTTGCCAGACGAAAAGCAGCGCTCGTACTTCGACTATGACCAAGACTTGCCTGCTGATCAGGAAGAGGAAACGCGCACTGGCCGACATCTTTCCGACATGCCGCTAAGTCCAAACTATGCCACGATTTTTGGTAGAGACTTCGGTCGCGCTTCAACGATGTTTTCCAAGAACAGAGAAGCGAAGAAAGAGGCGGGCATCCATTCGACCCCCCTCCCTCCCTCAGTCGGAAAAGAAAGCAGTCAAAGCAGTCAGGCGAGCGCTGGCAAGCCACCAACCGATGGCAACCCGGGCAAGTCGACTGCGCCAGCGACGACAATGGATCACTCGGACCAAGGTGCTTGGTGGCTTCATGTCCACTGCCCCACATACAGAGACATGTACGAGATCTCCAAGCTCTTCCCCATGCATCCTCTCACGGTTGAGGATGTCTTGCAGCAGGATCCACGCGAAAAGGTCGACGTGTTTGATCGGCTCGGATACTATTTTGTCGTCATCCGAGCAATCGACGAGCGATATTTCCGGTACACCTCGGCTTCATCCAAAGGATCTCCGGAATCGCCTAGCTTTTCGGGCTCGTCTGATGCGACTGTGCATGGTGATGCAGAAGCAAAAACCAAGAGGAGCGTAGACAAGGGCCAAGCTTCAAGGGAGGAAGGTGCCGAAATGCACGAGATGCGCGATCTCAGTGATAAGGCAAGCCCAAATGGTGGAGACCCGCCCTTAAAGCGACACCAGGATGACGGCCACAACACGCGCTTGGCCGCGCCAGCTCGGCTCGGCAAAGGTCGCGTGGAGATTGTTGAAGGTATCGGCGGTAAAGAAGGTCTCGAAGGTGTCAGCGTAGGAGGCAATAATCTCTatctgctcgtcttctcGCACGGCGTCATCTCTTTCACGTTTGAAGACGTGAGCAAGCACATCGACCGCGTAGCTGCGCGTCTCTTGGAAATCACACGCCCTGTCGAGCTGACGGCCGATTGGATCGCGCACGACCTCTACGACTCAGTGGTGGACGCATTTTTCCCACTCATCTCTTTCGTCCAGGCGGAagtggtcgaggtggaagccCTTGCTAGCGAGccagcgagcagcacaagcatCCGCAAGAAGACCAACTTTGCACCCAAGCAACGACGTCAGCGAGCCTTGCTCGGGTCGAATCCTCAGGGACGACTGATCAGTGTGGAGCCGGTGTTtgcaagctcgtcgcctACATCGTCCGAGGTGGAGAAGAGAACGCCGATGCTCGAAGTGCGACGACTCAAGACGGTGCGTGCATTGCGTCCGCTGCCCGTCTTGCGCTTACCTGACGGCATCCTGGACCGCATGCCGCATTTTTTGGTCaagcaaaagcaaaaaGTTACCATCTCGCGGCTTCCCGAGTGGGAGTTCAAAGACGCACTGGAAACCGAGATGCGCCGTAcagcagccgagatcgatgaGGCAAGCAACTCGGTCTTTGACACGCAAGCGGCGGCGGACCAGAGTATCATGTTGCATCGAATCGCTGACACGCGCAAGATCGTCACGGGTCTCTCTCGACTGCTCGCTCCGAAACACGACGCTGTCAAAGGTTTGCGAAAACGGCTTGCTGATATGCAACAGCTGCAACGGCGTGATGAAGCATTGCACCGGATCGGAGGCAGTGCACGAAGCATGCTGGCTCGAACCGAAGTGTCCATGTACATGTCCGACGTGCACGACCACATCATCTCGATGCTCAACCAACTCAATTCCGGCGAAGGCCGACTTTCCGAGATCCATCACACCTACTTGGCGCAGATCACGATCGAGAATAGACGCTTCCGACAGGGTGCAGATTCGGCAATCTTCACCTTGGCAAGCGTGGCTTTAGCCGTCCTGATCATCGTGTTCATCACATCGATCTTTTCGGTCAACGTCACTAGGCCGGGAAACGAATTGAAGAGCAACAGGCATGCATGGTTCATCGGCATCGCGTGCGTGGCCGCTTGTGTCCCGCCCGTCTTGTATCTGTACGTCAGGAGACTGTACAAGCAGAGTAAACGCAAGGTGGCCGACAGGAGTGCCGCAAGGTAG